A genomic stretch from Neodiprion fabricii isolate iyNeoFabr1 chromosome 3, iyNeoFabr1.1, whole genome shotgun sequence includes:
- the LOC124178219 gene encoding MFS-type transporter clz9-like: protein MAGKGFFSNFKKRNPDSALRTPEPTSLSRATGFYKAQVNRFYDLLLKLQEQFSFQASQVYNADETGVTTVHKNDKVLSVKGKKQVGKLTSAERSRNITTVFAMNAVGHFVPPMFIFPRAKMEKNGRLMVGAPPESIGVAAKSGWMNGELFLQWLQHFQRHVHSSEAHPILLILGGHSSHKELSVIEYARDHHIHMLRTAQHTTHRLQLLDCAFFKPFKQAYGSAGATWMRRNPEA from the coding sequence ATGGCTGGGAAAGGTTTTTTCAGTAACTTCAAGAAAAGAAATCCAGATTCAGCTCTGAGAACGCCCGAGCCGACAAGCTTGAGCCGAGCGACTGGTTTTTATAAGGCACAAGTCAATCGATTTTATGACCTTCTTCTAAAACTTCAAGAACAGTTCAGTTTTCAAGCTTCACAAGTGTACAATGCTGATGAAACAGGAGTCACCACCGTCCACAAAAATGACAAGGTATTGTCAGTAAAAGGGAAAAAACAAGTTGGGAAGCTCACGTCAGCAGAACGAAGTCGTAATATTACCACCGTGTTTGCTATGAATGCAGTGGGTCACTTTGTACCGCCCATGTTCATTTTCCCAAGGgcaaaaatggagaaaaatggTCGTCTGATGGTTGGTGCTCCTCCAGAAAGTATTGGCGTCGCGGCTAAAAGTGGCTGGATGAATGGAGAGCTGTTTCTTCAGTGGCTTCAACATTTCCAGCGACATGTTCATTCTTCTGAAGCTCATCCGATTCTCTTGATCTTGGGTGGACATTCTAGCCACAAAGAGTTGAGTGTTATTGAATATGCTCGAGATCACCATATTCACATGCTACGCACTGCTCAACACACAACACATCGACTGCAGCTCCTCGACTGTGCATTTTTTAAGCCTTTCAAACAGGCTTATGGATCGGCAGGTGCAACGTGGATGCGTCGAAATCCTGAAGCTTGA
- the LOC124178625 gene encoding uncharacterized protein LOC124178625, with amino-acid sequence MQLGKRKKFTSEFDNLFDIAHAQVDYMINDEQKAFLSKQREKGRIGYISNICTVHDGTEELARNYDGGDDSPRPHKRRKQEKSPFTQAKQSPAILSLASSQESALSHESATTSNFSYVPSEEEPSESRTSRGSISVMTKSWLRFWINAKSVTEMAFIE; translated from the exons ATGCAacttggaaaaagaaagaaattcacTTCTGAATTTGATAACCTATTTGACATTGCTCATGCACAAGTGGATTATATGATCAATGATGAGCAGAAAGCATTTTTGTCGAAACAACGAGAAAAAGGGCGGATAGGTTATATTTCGAATATTTGTACCGTTCATGATGGTACTGAGGAACTTGCTCGAAATTACGACGGTGGAGATGATTCTCCGAGGCCacataaaagaagaaaacaggAGAAAA GCCCATTTACTCAAGCGAAGCAAAGTCCTGCTATTTTATCTTTGGCTTCGAGTCAAGAAAGTGCTTTGTCCCATGAATCAGCGACAACGTCCAATTTTTCATACGTGCCCAGTGAAGAAGAACCATCTGAATCGAGGACATCACGGGGATCTATAAGTGTCATGACGAAAAGTTGGTTGCGGTTTTGGATAAATGCAAAGTCAGTGACAGAAATGGCCTTCATTGAATAA